ggttgggttggaatTCGGATTAATCAGGTTGGGTTTTCAATTTCGAATCAAATTGACAGGTCTACCTATAAGCTCTATGAAGTTAACAATGGTTGAGAGAGTAAAAAGGTGGTACCATAGAAAATGCAGCTCCATAATAAGGGTAAGCAGCAGGTATGAATCTTTCATATTCATTGTCTCTATATGGCCTGACAGGAAAATGCAATCCAATTCCATATGTTAGCAAATTACGTAACaaattcgaaaaatatataCTACGAAAGACCCAAAGCAATAGCTCCCTCCATAAAGGCAATCATATATGACAATACTTGGATAGgggaaaatgaaacaaatttgctaataagaaaagagaaaaagaaaaatatttctcGAATTTTAACTTCTATTGTTACAAGCTTCCATTCTTCAAATAAAATGAGATAACTAGTAAGAGACTTAGGTCTCAAGATAGAAATTTGTATCCAGGATcataaaaaacacaaatagttACCTGCTTTGAAAGGGATAAACTTGTATACCCTAGCTTTTGGTACTCAACCTTGAATTGGAAAACACCATAAACATCGGGAACCTTAAATGAAGTGGAATATAGACCCCGCAagacaaaaaaaactaaaaagctTCTTTAATATGGACTTCTTTAAAAGATGAAGCTTTAATATGGACTTTGTATGATGAGGGTGGCAACCtcaaaatattctttatttgtttccttttatttattcagAATAGGTTAGTGCTaatttggatgattttactCACTTTCTTACATTGAAAAGGTAGCTTAGTTAAAAATTCACTCAATTTTGCTCCCACCTTTCTGCACACCAGATCTGAAAaatctgaaaatattttaaagttcatCAAGAAACATGACAtgttattaaattcaaaataaaagaaaacataaaaagaaaaaaaaatcatcaatggagGAATCAGTTAAACAGTTATTATACCACATACCTATTACTGAACATACTGCCAGTAATCAGAAGCCAAGCATTGTTCCTTgcctaaaaaagaaaaaagaaaaaaagttcaCAAACTTATTTGAACATCATGGTTATTTGAGTCACAACACACTAAGTTTCTTCCTTTCATCTTTAGTGAAACTATCTTAAAGTATGAGGAAAGGACAAAACTTTCATGTTCTAGACACGCAGAAGATATATAAACAGGGTTTGCAggtaaatatcataaaaaagaCGACGAGAATTATAACTAGATAGGTTATTTATATCTTCTCTATAAAGTTACTATCTTATAAATTACTCGCTTCAGATGCTTCtagatttcatttttttcattgaagAAGTAAAACAGAATGTCAAGATAAATGATACCTCAAGTTCTATTTTTGATCACCAAAAATCTCGACAAGAGCATAACCCTTCACTGAAATGATGAAACCTCTTGGCATCTCGCATTATGATCTCTCTGCCAACAATCTTTGACATGATCTTAAATGCAGCATGACAATCACCACAAACACGAAGGTTCTTGATAATACGAATCTGTCCCCGAGCTGGACTAGTGAGGAGACCATTAGCAAGAGCAAGTCTCTCACTATGAGCAAGAAGAGCTTCTTCCTTACTTTCCTGATCTATATCGTGCAAAACAAATCTTGTCTCTGGAACATAACCAGCTTCTTTCATATGTTCTTTCAAATGCCTTAGCAGTGCATAGATTCTATCATTCGCAGGATGTGATGTATCTCCTGCACGATACTCGTTGACCCTGCTTCTGACTTCAAGAGGACTTTGACTTGCCAAtttcttcttctcattcttTTTAAGGTCTGAATCTTTCAAAGGTATGAGACCTGCCTTTGATTGTTCATTCAAGCGAGAGGGATCTAGCTGCTTCACAAGCTCAGCACAACGATCCCCAAGTTCCAAGTGCCCATGAGTTCTGCAGAGATTCATTAAAGTTTCCCAGACATCAGCACTGGCTTCAAATGGCATCTTTTCAATGAATTCCAATGCTTCATCCAAATTCCCTGTACTCCCCAGCATGTCAACAACACCCACATAATGCTCCATGGAAGGGACAATACCATAATCACTGCTCATCAACGAAAAGTGAAGCATTCCTTCATTAATATCACCAACGACACCACAAGAATAAAACACTCCAAGGAACATTTTGGCATCTGGTTTCAAGCCTGCCTGCTTAAATTGAGAGAACAGATCAAGGGCATCCTCCCCTAGCCCATTCCTAGCAAGCCCTGTTATCATAGTATCCCAAGATGTCAGATTGCGCCTTGGCATCTTTTCAAACACATCAAATGCATCATCTGTAGAACCACATTTTAAGTATGTCTCTAAAATCCTGTTATAGATGCTTATTTTGAGAGGTGAAAATGATCCTACGAGGTGTTCATGAACAGTTTTCGCTTCTTGTAAAGCTTTCACTTCCCCACATGCCTTCATTAACTGCAAAATTTGGGCCAAATCCACATGAACACCCTGCTGTTTCATCAACACCAAAACTTCTACAGCTTCTTTAACATTCCCTTTTTTGCAAAATTCCTCTAGCATCTCAACCGTAGCACTATTTGAGATAGTTTCAGGAACCTCAGTTAACTCTTCCTTGAGATTAGAAGTAGCAGATACTTGAccataaaaattaatgttatttGTTACTTGaccaaaagaactaaaattataaacatcTTGCGGCTTCTGCCGGTACTGGCTGAAATTTGGGCCTTGCGAATTCAGATGGCTTCCTTGAGATTCTGTAAACCTTGGTAAATTAAGGTCATATTGATTCTGTCTGATTTCTTTAGGCCCTTGCCAATATGACCATACTTGATTCTGCATATTGGAAGTACTTTGAGCATCAGCCTCGTATCCTCTAAAGTTTCCATTTCCATAAACTGAGTTATCCTGCAGttcatttcttttgtttccCCAGTGCATTCCATCATGATTCTGATGAAACCCTGGCTCAGCACCCTTCCAAGAACCATTTGCATAAATTCCGTTTGGACTTATCTCTAAGTTCCCATTAGTTTCCCCATGGCTATGATGATGCCAACCAGTTTGACCCATGGCACCCATCTGATTTCTTGTTGGCTGTAAACCACTATTGTAGCTATTACGGTTGTCCCCAGCCGGACTTCCCGCATAATCATCCATAGGACATACCACGAAACCCTGGTTTGGGTTTAAGGCCTGCCCATTTTGTTTCTGCTCATAACCTAGTGAACTTGGGGTATCATAAGGAGAATCCTCAAACTGAGAGGTGCTACTAGGGCTATGAAAATCCCACCTTTCAGGGGCAGTGCTGAGGAACTTACTGAAAATTGTGACTGAATGAGGGAAACGCCGTGACGAACGTACCATAGATAAAGCGGTGAGATAGTTGAAGGTCAGAACCGAAGCCCTCTTGCTGGACATTGACGCGTTGCTTTGATACCTTGAAGCTTCACCTATTGTAGAAACAACCAATAAATGAAGTAATGAGAACGGAAATTTGTTAAAacaagtaggggtgagcaatCGGTCAGGTCGGTTAGTTCGGTGCAGAAAAACCGAAAACCGACAACGATTTGACTATGGGAGAAAACCAAAAAAACCGACCCGAGTCATtttcggtcggttaaccaaccGAGTTTAGTATGCTCTCTCTGTCTGTGTTTGTGCAGCAGCCATACATGCATGCTTCAAACAATTAACCATCAACCACAGACacatatataatacaaaaaacAAGCCACTATTTTTAATCTTAATGTTCAAATCATTTATCAAACCTGCAAACCAATATTGAAGttgcaaaatgcaaatatgaAGTAATGGGAATCACAGCAGaaatcatttcattcaaatatcaATAAACCCCAAAACGCAGCAAACGAAAATGATAATTAgatagaaaaatgaagaaagacTGAGAGAGGCGTTAGTTTTTAGGTGAACTGACCAGCGGCAGCGCGAAAACGAAAGAGACCCCTTACTCCGACGCCGACGGACAGATATGAGGAGCAGAGGCCGATGGCCGACAGACGGCGATGACGATGAAAAGAAGAGAGGAGAGGCCGACGGACAGAGGTGAAGCACGGGGATCGGAGGCGACGGGGGAACGACTGCAGCAGGGAGGCAGGGAAGGTGTTTTTTTTGGTATTCAGGTTTTAGGGTAGGTAAAATTAATGAAAGCTTAATGCTAAATTTCGCCCTCAAACTATTcatgttttttcattttgatatatatattttttaatctcATATTGATACTTAAATTATCATTCGTTAAAAATCAGTCATCACCAGAGGCAAATCCAAGGGCTGGCAAGGGATCAGGTccctctaaaataaaaaattattattttggctctttctaaaattataaaaattttatttaattttttaaaatttataaagatataaaacattaaaaattaaaatttcatttcggTCTCcgctaaaaaaattttctagcttcGCCCCTGGTCGTCACATTGTGTCAATCAAAATGTGCCACGTACCACATTCAACCAATCACAATATGTCACAtggtaattaattttatttaaaatttaaatgttaaatttaaattaaaaaacatatttgactttgattcaAACTAAACTAATTGGCCTTTATCATTGTTGAGTATCCACATGTCGCTATTAGAACGCATCATGtgtcttttttctattttcttacatattatatattatatattattttgattaaaatgtaaaagaaattatatataatataattttaaatgtcaaaataatatttaaaaattttaaaaaattatatatatcctagaaaaacttaaattgttttgaatttaaatatattattttaaattctagaatttaaaaaaatttaaaaaataaaatttattatatatatttttaacatttttaatatatatatatagcatatataatattaaaatctaaaaaaggaCACGTGATGCATTCTAATAGATCACGTGCATGGTCAACATCGATCAACGACTTGTTAACAATGGCCAATACTGATCAATGACTGGTCAATAGCGATCAACGCCGAGCAATGACTGGTCAACACCGTTTAATGATGAGTCAAAATCAAagatgtttttaatttaaatttaatgtttttattttaaataaacttaactaTCATGTGGAACATTGTGATTGATTAGATATGCCATGCGACATATTGCGATTAGCATCACATGATGaccaatttttttatcatcGGTACAAAAAAAGGTTGAACCAGATAATAAAATGATAGTTTAAGTATCAATTTGGgacaaaatttaaataccaaagtgaaaaaagaagcataatttagGCGCCAAATTGagcattaaacaaaaaaaaaatgtgaaaagttttgcttgtttgccaagttttaataaattctctGTAGAATAGTTCATAGGTGTAGCTAATCCCCAAGCTTGGCTTGATTTGAAatatcaacttaaaatttttttttaaattcatctaTATTTGTAAAAGATTAATCCAAATTCATTTTAGGTATGtccatatattattttaatttaatttttttatattattttaatttaaaaattaataatttatatattttatttattgaaattttgtataattatcttaacattattttaatgtttacattattatatatttaatatatgtttatttttaatgtattataaattacataatatataaaaataacataatataaaataacttaaaagcGAGTCAACcgaactcaagttttaaatgttcAAGCTTAAGTCCAATCCATATGttaaacaaacttaattttttgcctaaatttatttatcaaaccTAACATTTTATCCAAACTCCAAGTAATTTAACTCATGAACAAGCCTAATTATTTGTTGGAgtcttaaaacaaattttgatgatcttttttattgaaaagaaattcaTTGTTAGATATTTTTGTTGTCTCATTTCTTTTCCATTTATCTATTGATATTATCAAGTTATTTGTAAAAGGAAAGTTTTCCAGAAAGAGCAAAGAAagtcaaaaatgaaaaataataatagtatttctGAAATATTATAACAGCGTAAAAGAGAAAGTAGGGGAAACTGAACGGATAACTCTACGgcatttttttttcctctaaCCGGTAAATAACATAACgcataaatttcaaaaccctaaacattTCTATTGCATCATTTGTGCCACTCAAAAATTTCGAATCCAACGGTCCACGGCCTGCAAGCTAGAGATGCTACAGTTTTACTTGCTGTAGAGATGAACGAACGAGAAGATGAAGAATCCAGCCATCTACAAAAATAAAAGGCCATATCAAAAGTTAACATGTCACCCTAGTGATTTTTCTGAGAAACAATAGCTCATAGttatggtgatgatgatgatatcTACAAAAATATCCAGGTGATGTCAGCTCGGATCATTTCAGGTTCCTCATTTTGGGTTAGGGACATTCAGGTTTGCCAGTCAAGTCATTGATCTGTCATTTGAGTTTGACACATGTCAAGTCATTTCGGATTAATTCAGGTCATAACAAGTTTGGATCATTCCTGGTTCAAATTCTTGGCTGTTGGCTTTTTATAGTCATATCAGGTTGAATCGGTTTCAGATTAATCATGTTGCTTTTTCAAGTTCGGATCAGTGCTGACAGGTCTACTTATTAGCTATAACGTAAACAATGGTTGAGAGAGTAAAAAAGTGGTACCATAGAAAATGCAGCTCCATAATAGGGGTAAGCAGCAGGTATGAATCTTTCATATTCATTGTGTCTATATGGCCTGACAGGAATCTGCAATCCAATTCCATATATTAGCAACTTACGCTCAAATTCGGAAAATATATACCACGAATTGTGAAAGACCCAAAGGAATAGCTCCACAAACGCAATCATAGATTACAATATTTGGATAGGGGAAATTGAGACAATTTTTCtaataagaaaagagaaaaagaacaaGGTTTCTCGAATTTTAACTTCTACTGTTACAAGCTTCCATTCTTCGAATAAAATGAGATAACTAGTAAGAGACTTCGGTCTCAAGATAGAAATTTGTATCCAGgatcatgagagaacaaaattAGTTACCTGCTTTGAAAGGGATAAACTAGTATACCCAAGCTTTTGGTGCTCGACCTTGAATTGGAAAACACCATAAACATCGGGAACCTTAAATGATGCGGAATATAGACCCTGCAAAACAAAATATGgaccaatattttttttaaccatttatGGATGACTTCATATCGAGGGAAGACTGATATCACAAACCATATGAGCTCAAGAGACAGATGACACACCTTTTTGTCAGATGATAAAGTTTTCAAAACATAGGGGCTCATCATGTAAAACTGCACTTGGACATCATTAGCAACATATGGCTCCCAGCTTGTTCCAGACCACTCATAGATCTCAACTGAGTATTCCTGATTGAAATATACCGATTTCTTTTCAGTTAATTTCTACAAAATGAAGCTCAGCATTACGTCAAAATAGACAAGGTAGAAGAAGTACCAACTCATCATTAATCCTGTATAATGCAGGTTCATCTGTTTCCCCAACTCTGTGGTGTTTCACATTTACAGCCTAAGGATAAAAaacatgaatataaaatatacataaaaaagaCCAAGAACATGCCCCAAAATGATGCCGtaataaaagaatcatatatttatgaataaattgatCGACATGCCTACCTTAAGATGACCTCTTTCATGGAAAATCCATTTGCTAATTTCAGTCAAAAATTGTTCATTGCCTGATTTCTCATGTCTGCCATCAGAAAGAACATTCTCAAATATATCGTGTTTTAAGTACATCAGTTAAACAAGAAACCCAGTATGCACTTAGGTGCAACTGCAAAGACATATAAAACGTTAATCTCAAGTTGGGAAATGCACCCAGATAAGAAGATCCATATAAAAGCAGAAGCTTTAATATGAACTTTGTATGATGAGGGTGGCAACTGGCAACCAAAAAACTTCTttatttgtttccttttatttattcagAATAGGTTACTGCTAATTTTGGATAATATTACTCAAGTTCTTATATTGAAAAGGTAGCTtagaaagttaaaaattcacTCACTTAGTTTGGCTCCCAGCTTTCTGCACACCAGATCTGAAAAAcctgaaaatatttaaaaagttcaTTAAGAAACATGACAtgttattaaattcaaaataaaagcaaacataaaaagaaaaaaaaaatcatcaatggagGATTCAGTTAACAGTTATTATACCTATTACTGAACATGCTTAGTGAGCCAGTAATCAGAAGCCGTGCATTGTTCCTTgcctaaaaaggaaaaaagaaaaaagtatcaCAAACTTATTTGAACAGCATGGTTATTTGAGTCACAACAAACTTTCTTCCATTCATCTTTAGTGGAACTATCTTGAAGTACGATCGAAAGGACAAAACTTTCATGTTCTAGACATGCAGATATATGAACAGTTTACATAGATGTACCTGGACAATTGAAACTAAAGAGATAGCAGAACCAGTCAATGATGGAGGAGTTGACAGCTTCGACTTAGGATTAGCAGAATAGGCAGATGGAGAAGCTGAGAGAACTTTCAACACCTAAAAATAGTGCATGTGTTAAGGGGGAAAAAAGGACCATTGTGGTCATTGATAAATTGTACATGATTAAATTCCCTCAAATCAGATGGAAGCAGCATACCAAGCTATTGGCAGGACTCACTGAATGGCCGATGCCTCGGAAAAGTATAGGAGCCTGCAGCAAGTTTAATCAAAACTAATCAGAAATATCAATGTAATCTAAGAAGTCCATAATATGCAATGAGCTTCAAAAAATATATGAGAATTCCTGTTGGCTCATAAAATATACAGCTATAGTAAAAATAATCAAAGGTCATCAtgcccttaaattttgaaataatattgaaattattatagaaattttaaaatttaataaaagtagtATTTTAGCCCCACaaatcgaaaattttaaaacttttaatgaaaataatactTTCTCCactaatatttatcaaaatttagcATTTGGAGCATATGAATATTCCTGTGTTAACAGtcaacaatatatatatcaattgtGTTCccttaaattgaaaacaaaatctCTAACAACTATCATAAGTGATTAAaagtttcatttcttttaacctTCATTTATGAGTAGAATCAGGTACTTCATTTCTTCTTTACAACTTAAACTAAATCTAAGCAAATGATTCAAGAATTTTGATTgtacaaatttatataaacttattcagAGTTCTTCCGATAAATTTACCCCATTGATTCACATCCTGCATCCATCCTAGAAGATTATAAGCAAGTGGCTCCGGAACCCCAGTTCAGTATAACAAACTAGAAAACATATTAAGAAAGGTGCACtatcatataacattttatcattatcataatCGGAACAACCCCAAACTTACTTGGTCATAAAAGTATCCAGAACCTAATAAGAGGATAAGAGTAACAATGCTGGCTGACATTTATACTTACTTCAATTCTTTTGCCTCCTAAGATCACATCagacttaataaaatcatcactAGCAATCAATGTATGATCTCCCTCAGTTCCCGAAACAGCATAGCCAATGTGATCAATAACCATAGCCGAAGGATCCTACACGGCAAACAACCAAGCTTTAATGAACAATCAAGCGAAGCGATAACAGAGACTGAAGcataaaattgtacaaaaatatttgcGTATCAGACCTCATCAAAATCAACTCCACATTCAGTACCAACTTCCCGAATCAAATCCGAAGCATTAACATCCGCCGCAACAATTAAATCATGACCGGaatcaacaaaattgacaatGGCGGCAACATCAATAGATCCTCCAAAtcctaaaaaaacaaaatacattTCTAGTTAATTcgaaaacattaaaagaaagaaagaaaaaaggtaatGTGAAATGACTGACGTTCGACGGAGGGGCAGAAGAGGATCAAGGCATCGTAAAGATACTGGCCGTAGCGTTGCAAGGCGATCTTTGGATCATCGGCGAGTTTGAATTCCAGGTCGAAGCCACGTGATTTGAGGGCATTGAAGTAGAGGGAGTGTGACGACTTGATGGCGAAGTCGTCGAGGAGAACAAGGACTCGGCGATCCGTTGGCGATTCGGGAGAGAAAGCATTGCAGAGAAATGGGAGAAGGATTGAGATCGAAGCAATGCAAATTAGCCACAATTTCCCCATTTTTTGATTAGGGATTTTTTTCGTGTGAACTGAACTGTGAAGTGTGAGGATTTTGGGAGGTTCTGGGATATATACTACCACTATTTCACCGGGTTGACTTAGCTTTTGATTCAGGGACTTCTGGTTTCCATGaactttatggaaaaattacaaatattgcctgcgattttaacaaaattacaattaactactttaatttttaactttatccGACAAATTTAAATAGctaaaaaaatgtcaaatagtggatttaaataaaaatattagactcGGGAaattaattttgacaaaaaagaagaagcttaaGTCATGATTGGACCCTTAAATCATGGTTGTTTGAATTGGATTGGATTGATTAGATCGAGAACCGACTGAGATACCGGTCAGGAGAAAAGAATTAGATTGATTGACCCAAGAATTGGTACAAAGCGATTAAACCAGACAAAAACAGTTGaattggaatttttatttttaaatttttaacaatttatttaattgaaccaaatgaatTGGTCGAATTGATGACCTGAACAATTCGACTATTGATCCGATTTTGAAAACCTCGCCTTgaactttctttttattatcattttggCACTTAAACTTTTGTTGTCCCACTTTGATACCTAAATTATCAAATTCGTCCCATTTTATTCTCAAAATTACTCATGTTCAATAAGAATATGTCACATTTTATGTTCTTATAggcaacttttatttttttagtaattgaGACGAAATGATAGTTGAACTTAAGTACTAAAGTggtaaaaaaatgtttagataCTAAAgtgagaaaatatatataattcaacacTCAAATTGTGACACAAGCCAAATATTAAGCTTGTTTAAAAATAGGGCAGACTAATATTGAGAGCTTGAGGGTTAACTTGCTTtcaagtttataatttaatattttctttcaaaaattacattaacTTGAAATagtataatgaaaataatttattaaaacttaaaaattattgagGAGATTAGATATTGTTGATGGGAGAACACccttaaaaggaaaagaaaagaaataaaagaatgatatttgagaatcactatttctttattttttcatctACTTAACACTGTTTTCGAAACCAAACAAATCAGGGTATTGATCTGGAATAAGGGGTTAAACCAGTTGATCCATGAACCGATGCAAGCCAATTGAATCacttttttcaaatatatttttaataatttagttaattgaaCCAAACAAAATTGATCGGACTGATCGAATCTAAAATTGCTAGTTGAATCGATTTCAACTTCAATTCGATTTTGAAAAGCTTGTTACAACTGCATTGTGTCATAGCCAAAATTTAACACTATGATATTCGGTTACGAAACTTGTTGATTCTTGAAAAATTACAGATACAACAAAATGCCTAGAGATAGGAAAGACTGGGGTGGCTATGCTTTAATGCATTCTTGCCTACGGATCTCTCATCTTTGTAACAAATTGTTGCAATGTTGTCCCACTATTTATTGGCTGTTACGTAACGAATTTTGACCGCAATAGTCGTGATGCGATTCGGAGAAGTTCGTTTCTGTTACAATGCGAccattgcattgcattgcagCTACAATTTCTTACTATACATCCTCCTCAGGCACTCTCATTGTTTTACCAATACATCCACTGGCTTTGCTCATTTTGATACTAATTGAATCCCATAAGTGAGTTCTATTTGATCATTAACCATTAGCCGATTAATTCAAAACCGAATATACCAAAAGACTTGTCTAATAAAATGTGTAGTTCGCTCATTCATATACACAAAGgtcttcattttcttatttgaaaTGACATTAACACATCCACTACGATCATGCCACTTGTTTATACGCCCATTTTTCGGAACCCTTCAATaagaaaaagggtaatattTTTACTCTAAATGGAAG
The sequence above is a segment of the Gossypium raimondii isolate GPD5lz chromosome 4, ASM2569854v1, whole genome shotgun sequence genome. Coding sequences within it:
- the LOC105779210 gene encoding pentatricopeptide repeat-containing protein At4g32450, mitochondrial — its product is MSSKRASVLTFNYLTALSMVRSSRRFPHSVTIFSKFLSTAPERWDFHSPSSTSQFEDSPYDTPSSLGYEQKQNGQALNPNQGFVVCPMDDYAGSPAGDNRNSYNSGLQPTRNQMGAMGQTGWHHHSHGETNGNLEISPNGIYANGSWKGAEPGFHQNHDGMHWGNKRNELQDNSVYGNGNFRGYEADAQSTSNMQNQVWSYWQGPKEIRQNQYDLNLPRFTESQGSHLNSQGPNFSQYRQKPQDVYNFSSFGQVTNNINFYGQVSATSNLKEELTEVPETISNSATVEMLEEFCKKGNVKEAVEVLVLMKQQGVHVDLAQILQLMKACGEVKALQEAKTVHEHLVGSFSPLKISIYNRILETYLKCGSTDDAFDVFEKMPRRNLTSWDTMITGLARNGLGEDALDLFSQFKQAGLKPDAKMFLGVFYSCGVVGDINEGMLHFSLMSSDYGIVPSMEHYVGVVDMLGSTGNLDEALEFIEKMPFEASADVWETLMNLCRTHGHLELGDRCAELVKQLDPSRLNEQSKAGLIPLKDSDLKKNEKKKLASQSPLEVRSRVNEYRAGDTSHPANDRIYALLRHLKEHMKEAGYVPETRFVLHDIDQESKEEALLAHSERLALANGLLTSPARGQIRIIKNLRVCGDCHAAFKIMSKIVGREIIMRDAKRFHHFSEGLCSCRDFW
- the LOC105780471 gene encoding dolichyl-diphosphooligosaccharide--protein glycosyltransferase 48 kDa subunit, whose translation is MGKLWLICIASISILLPFLCNAFSPESPTDRRVLVLLDDFAIKSSHSLYFNALKSRGFDLEFKLADDPKIALQRYGQYLYDALILFCPSVERFGGSIDVAAIVNFVDSGHDLIVAADVNASDLIREVGTECGVDFDEDPSAMVIDHIGYAVSGTEGDHTLIASDDFIKSDVILGGKRIEAPILFRGIGHSVSPANSLVLKVLSASPSAYSANPKSKLSTPPSLTGSAISLVSIVQARNNARLLITGSLSMFSNRFFRSGVQKAGSQTKHEKSGNEQFLTEISKWIFHERGHLKAVNVKHHRVGETDEPALYRINDELEYSVEIYEWSGTSWEPYVANDVQVQFYMMSPYVLKTLSSDKKGLYSASFKVPDVYGVFQFKVEHQKLGYTSLSLSKQIPVRPYRHNEYERFIPAAYPYYGAAFSMMAGFFIFSFVHLYSK